A single Manduca sexta isolate Smith_Timp_Sample1 chromosome 11, JHU_Msex_v1.0, whole genome shotgun sequence DNA region contains:
- the LOC115442771 gene encoding uncharacterized protein LOC115442771, with product MASTSTDIENSRSAPTTQLDANEYKLKIFQSTLNCIVHITIGATVFVTLMFAFRNGLPIGTTSLHVTLCVIGYQLLMAQATLALSPSNGWTAHLKLVHKRRIHWVLQIVGSGMAIAGTLIMSLEKTVNWNTLHGKFGLVALVFTVVSLVNGFASLYAFELRKCIPGILSKLTHICFGIVAFAASSICLIYGFDKNFFKNWATIPVTNTLIAFTTIFTVIIIIDPFISFYRKSRSLFSR from the exons ATGGCTTCCACATCGACCGATATTGAAAATAGTAGATCTGCACCCACAACACAACTAGATGCCAATGAAtacaagttaaaaatatttcaatcaacGTTAAACTGTATAGTGCATATTACTATAGGTGCAACAGTGTTCGTTACGTTAATGTTCGCGTTTAGAAATGGATTACCTATCGGTACAACCTCGCTTCACGTCACTTTGTGTGTCATAGGG TATCAATTGTTAATGGCCCAGGCTACCTTGGCCCTCTCTCCTAGCAATGGTTGGACAGCTCACTTGAAACTGGTACATAAGAGACGCATCCACTGGGTCCTGCAAATCGTAGGGTCTGGAATGGCCATCGCAGGCACTTTGATCATGTCTTTAGAAAAAACGGTTAACTGGAACACTCTTCATGGAAAATTCG GATTGGTGGCTCTAGTATTCACAGTAGTGAGCTTAGTTAACGGATTTGCATCGCTTTATGCGTTCGAATTAAGGAAGTGTATACCAGGCATCCTATCAAAACTAACCCATATTTGCTTCGGAATCGTGGCCTTCGCAGCGTCATCAATCTGCCTCATCTACGGATTCGATAAGAACTTCTTTAAAAACTGGGCAACTATCCCTGTGACTAATACGTTAATCGCGTTTACCACTATTTTTACTGTTATCATTATCATAGATCCATTCATTAGTTTCTATAGGAAGTCTAGGAGTCTATTTTCAAGGTGA
- the LOC115442779 gene encoding uncharacterized protein LOC115442779, producing the protein MRPNNLEANQSDPENGVNAMKNTAPSAPSAPTPSGSGNYKLKLFQLTMNLVAHILIGAVVGISMIFSFQYGLPMNATLQHIVLCVIGYQLLTSQAILSLSPNNGWSGHLKLIHKRRAHWILQTVGSGLAIAGNFIKIIDKSVHWNTLHGIFGLVALIFTIVSLVNGVTSLWAFELRKYLPSNLSKISHILFGTIAFASSSLSLCYGFDKGMFRNWLSDALAHTLIAFTAIFTFIIIIDPCISFFSKSLRAIRR; encoded by the exons ATGCGTCCAAATAATCTGGAAGCAAATCAAAGTGATCCAGAAAATGGAGTCAATGCTATGAAGAATACAGCCCCATCAGCACCGTCGGCTCCAACACCCAGTGGTTCAGGCAACTATAAGTTAAAATTGTTTCAATTGACAATGAACTTGGTGGCACACATACTCATTGGTGCCGTTGTGGGTATATCGATGATATTCTCCTTCCAATATGGATTGCCGATGAACGCTACACTTCAGCATATCGTATTGTGTGTTATtggt TATCAGCTATTAACGTCGCAAGCCATTCTCAGTTTGTCGCCTAATAATGGCTGGTCTGGGCATCTTAAACTAATCCACAAAAGGCGCGCGCACTGGATTCTGCAAACTGTAGGCTCTGGCTTGGCTATTGCTGGCAACTTTATTAAGATCATCGACAAAAGTGTGCATTGGAACACACTACATGGAATATTTG GTCTTGTAGCACTGATCTTCACTATAGTGAGCTTAGTCAACGGCGTCACATCACTCTGGGCCTTCGAACTACGAAAATACTTACCAAGCAATCTATCTAAGATCTCGCACATATTATTTGGTACGATAGCCTTCGCCAGCTCTTCTCTGTCACTCTGTTATGGATTTGACAAGGGCATGTTCAGAAATTGGCTGTCAGATGCATTAGCACACACCCTCATCGCGTTTACggcaatatttacttttataatcattattgaTCCTTGTATTTCATTTTTCTCGAAGTCATTAAGGGCTATCAGAAGATAA